The genomic segment GCCGGTGAGGCGCTCGAGCAGGGGAGTGGCGTTGCCCTGTCCGTCGACGTCGTTGCGGACGAGCGCCCAGCCCGGCCCGGCGTCGACGATCGCGCACTGCGCCCGCGTTTCGAGGGCGAGCGCGTCGGGGTGGCTGTTGTCCACCGTGCCGCCGCGGTGGAGGGTGAACTCGTGCCGCCGTGGCTCCGGCGTCGCCCGGTGCTGGTCGACGATCGCGACGAGGTCGGCGAACGGGATCCACAGGGCGTCGCGGTCGTGGTCGGACCGGGCGGCGATCGCTTCTGCCGCGCTCACGACGGTCTCTGCGGGATCGTCGGACTCGAAGAGGACCGTGCCGTTGCTCTGGAACATCGTGATGTCGGGGCATCCGGCATCGGCGAAGCCGTCCACGATGTCGGCCGTCGACGGGTGACCGCGCTGACCCTGGTTCACGTTCCGCAGGAAGGCGACGCAGCGCATGAAGCGAGCGTATGCCTCACCCGCAGCGAGTGCTCAGGTCCAGGGCAGGCGCGTCGACTCGACGATGTAGATCCCGATTGCGACGATCAGCGCCCCGGCCGCCAGGGCGCCCATCATCCACGCGAGACGGCGGTTCGTGCTCTTGCGATCGCAACGACCGCCAGCACGGAAGAGCGGATGCCGCCGGCCGCTGTCGGCGCCGGCTCAGCGCTCCGCGGCGAGCTGCTGCGTGCCGATCACCGACAGCAGCTGCAGCCGCTCGTAGCTCTCGGTGCCGGGCGTGGCCGTGAGCACGAGGAGGGTCTGGCGCGGTGTGCCCGGCGAGCCGGAACAGGTGGTCGCGCTCGTCGAGCGTGAGTCGCAGCCCGCGGGCGATCGCGGCGAGCATCTGCTCCGACGGTTGCGGCCCGCGGGCCTGCTCGAGCCGGCTGTAGTAGTCGGTCGACATGTCGCACAGCGCGGCGACCTCCTCGCGCCGGAGCCCCGCGGTGCGACGCCGCGACCCGCGCCGCAGCCCGACGTCCTCGGGCTGCAGCGCCTCGCGGCGCCGGCGCAGGAAGTCGGCCAGCTGAGCTCTGTCCATCACCCGAGTCTGGGGCATCCGTCATTCCTCATCCAGGGACCGGGGATCCCACCGTCGGCGAGGTCACGCCGCGACGTGCACGCCGGTGAGCTGCTCCGAGAGCTCCCACACGCGCCGGCCATCGGTCTCGCTCTGCAGTCGCGAATAGAGCGGCTGCTCGGCCGGCAGGCCGCCCAGGTGACGGAAGCCCTGCGGCCCGTAGAGGTGCCCGCCCCGCGCTTCGAGGCTCGTCGCCGCGTACACCGCCGACAGCGCCGCCGACGAGGGCGTGCCCACGAGGATGCCGCGCCGCGACATCGCCCGGATCACCTTCACCGCCGTCGTGTCGCGGGGCCGGCCCATGCCGGGCTGGGCGGAGAGCAGGTTCGTCGGCGTGATGCCGGGGTGCGAGAGGGTGCTGCGGATGCCCCAGCCCGCGGCATCCGATCTCCTCTGCAGCTCCTTCGCGAAGAGGCCGAATGCGATCTTCGACGAGCTGTACGCCTTCATCGGGTCGTAGTCGCGCTCCCAGTTCAGGTCGCTCCAGTTGACGGCGCCCTGATCGGCGGCGACGCTCACCTGGCTCGTGACGTGCGCCTTCGCCTCGATGAGGAGGGGCATCAGCCGCGCGACGAGCGCGAAGTGGCCGAGGTGGTTCGTTGCGAGCTGCAGCTCGAACCCGTCTTCGGTGACCTGGCGGGCCGGCGGGTTCATGACGCCGGCGTTCAGGATCAGCAGATCGATGGGGGCGCCTTCGGCGGTCAGCGTCTCGGAGAGCGCCGCGACCGAGTCGAGGGAGGCGAGGTCGAGGGCGAGCACGCGGATGCCAGCACCCGGAGTTCGCTCCCGGATGAGCGCCGCCGCGACCTCGCCCTTCTGCTGGTTGCGGACGGGCATCAGGATGTCGGCGCCGGCGCGCGCCAGGCGTGCGGCGATCTCGAGGCCGACGCCGTCGCTCGCGCCGGTGACGAGGGCGAGCTTTCCGGTGAGGTCGGGGACGGGGATATCGAGTGGCTTGGGCATGGGGCGGCTCCTTCTGTCTGTGGCTGCCTCCATGCTCGGCGGACTGCGGAAGGGGATTCAGGGCGCGGTCATCCGGGGACTGCGGGTCCCTGGCTGGGGATCGGTGGGCCGGCCTGCGGCGGGAGCGCGGGTGGTGCGGCGCCGAGCCCGGCGGTCGGGGACCCGCTCAGCGCAGCGCGTCGGCCTTGGCCCGCAGCACCTTCTGCTGCGCGGCGTTCGCGGTGAGTGCGGCGGCGGTCAGCAGCTCGGACCGCGCCTCGTCCACGCGCCCGAGCTGCGCCAGCAGCTCGCCGCGGACGCTCGGCACCAGGTGCGAGCCGCGCAGGGCGCCCGACGCCTCCAGCTGGTCGACGATGGGCAGCGCGTCGGCGGGACCGGAAGCCATCGACACTGCCACCGCACGATTGAGCTCGACGATCGGGCTCGGGGCGATGCGGCCGAGCACCTCGTAGTGCAGCACGATGCGGTTCCAGTCCGTCTCCTCGACGCTCGGGGCCACCGCGTGACACTGCGCGATCGCCGCCTGCAGCGCGTACGGACCTCGACCGATGCCGCGGGCGGCGGCTGCGGCATCCGCTTTCTTCAGCACCTCGCCGGCACGGAGGATCTGCCCGCGGTCCCAGCGGGATCGGTCCTGGTCGGCCAGCAGCACGGGCTCGCCGGTGCGCGACTCGCGGGCCGCGAAGCGTGAGCGCTGGAACTCCATGAGTGCGACGAGCGCCAGCGGCTCGGGCTCTCGGGGGAGGAGCTCCGCGACGATGCGGCCGAGGCGCAGCGCCTCGTCGGCGAGGTCCGGGCGCACCCACCGGTCCCCGGCGGTGGCGGCGTAGCCCTCGGTGAAGACGAGGTAGACGACGCCGAGGACGGCCGAGAGGCGGTCCTTCCACTCCGCGGGGTCGGGCGTCTCGAACGGCACACGGGCGGCGGCGAGCGACTTCTTGGCCCGGGTGATGCGCGCCTGCACCGTCGGAACGGTGGTCAGCAGCATCCGCGCGATCTCCTCCGTGGTGAGGGCGGCGACCACGCGAAGGGTCAGCGCGACCTGCGACTCGCGCGAGAGCGCGGGGTGGCACGCGGTGAAGACGAGGCGCATGACATCGTCGTCGATCGGCCGCCACTCGTCGTCGGTCGCCTCGTCGAGCGTGTGCGCGATCGCCGCGTAGCGTTCGTCGAGCCGCTCGCGCCGCCGCCACGCGTCGATGACGCGACGCTTCGCCACCGCGGTGAGCCACGCTCCGGGGTTCGAGGGGAGGCCGTCCCTGGGCCAGGCCCCGAGGGCTTCGACGAGCGCCTCCTGGGCGACATCCTCGGCGAGGCCGAGGTCGCCGGTCATCTTGGCGACGGATGCCACGATCCGAAGTCCCTCGATGCGCCAGACGGCCTCGACCGTTCGCCGGGTGTCATCCATGGTGGTGCGGCTTCTCGACGAGGGTCATTCGGTGCCGAGCTCGGCCCGCCAGCCCTTCTCCTTCTCGAGGTACTCGTTGCCCTCGAAGCCCGCGAAGTCGGTCTCGTCGGTGACGCGCCGTACCTCGAGCTTGTTGCCGGGCGTCAGCGGTGCGCGCTTGGCCCACTCGATCGCCTCCTCGGCGGTGGAGGTCTGGATGATCCAGAACCCGTTGAACAGCTCGTGCACCTCGCCGTAAGGGCCGTCGCTCACGATCGGGGTCTCGCCCGCGAAGTCGACGACGTAGCCGGCCTCCTGTGCGAGGCCCTCGCCGGCGACGAGGACGCCCGCCGTCATCATGGACTCGTTGTACGCGCCCATCGCGTTGATGATCGCCTCGAAGTCCATGTTCGCGTAGTCCTCGACGGCCTG from the Microbacterium atlanticum genome contains:
- a CDS encoding DUF1697 domain-containing protein — protein: MRCVAFLRNVNQGQRGHPSTADIVDGFADAGCPDITMFQSNGTVLFESDDPAETVVSAAEAIAARSDHDRDALWIPFADLVAIVDQHRATPEPRRHEFTLHRGGTVDNSHPDALALETRAQCAIVDAGPGWALVRNDVDGQGNATPLLERLTGDRATSRGLPTLIRLVDRFGTP
- a CDS encoding SDR family oxidoreductase is translated as MPKPLDIPVPDLTGKLALVTGASDGVGLEIAARLARAGADILMPVRNQQKGEVAAALIRERTPGAGIRVLALDLASLDSVAALSETLTAEGAPIDLLILNAGVMNPPARQVTEDGFELQLATNHLGHFALVARLMPLLIEAKAHVTSQVSVAADQGAVNWSDLNWERDYDPMKAYSSSKIAFGLFAKELQRRSDAAGWGIRSTLSHPGITPTNLLSAQPGMGRPRDTTAVKVIRAMSRRGILVGTPSSAALSAVYAATSLEARGGHLYGPQGFRHLGGLPAEQPLYSRLQSETDGRRVWELSEQLTGVHVAA
- a CDS encoding RNA polymerase sigma factor; its protein translation is MDDTRRTVEAVWRIEGLRIVASVAKMTGDLGLAEDVAQEALVEALGAWPRDGLPSNPGAWLTAVAKRRVIDAWRRRERLDERYAAIAHTLDEATDDEWRPIDDDVMRLVFTACHPALSRESQVALTLRVVAALTTEEIARMLLTTVPTVQARITRAKKSLAAARVPFETPDPAEWKDRLSAVLGVVYLVFTEGYAATAGDRWVRPDLADEALRLGRIVAELLPREPEPLALVALMEFQRSRFAARESRTGEPVLLADQDRSRWDRGQILRAGEVLKKADAAAAARGIGRGPYALQAAIAQCHAVAPSVEETDWNRIVLHYEVLGRIAPSPIVELNRAVAVSMASGPADALPIVDQLEASGALRGSHLVPSVRGELLAQLGRVDEARSELLTAAALTANAAQQKVLRAKADALR
- a CDS encoding YciI family protein is translated as MKHMLIMRATQQAVEDYANMDFEAIINAMGAYNESMMTAGVLVAGEGLAQEAGYVVDFAGETPIVSDGPYGEVHELFNGFWIIQTSTAEEAIEWAKRAPLTPGNKLEVRRVTDETDFAGFEGNEYLEKEKGWRAELGTE